A portion of the Syngnathoides biaculeatus isolate LvHL_M chromosome 7, ASM1980259v1, whole genome shotgun sequence genome contains these proteins:
- the hook1 gene encoding protein Hook homolog 1 isoform X1, with amino-acid sequence MDENKTVLVESLVKWLQTFNTSALCKTVEDLTTGAAISEALHQIDPSWFTDGWLTRIKTEVDDNWRLKLSNLKKILQMVLEYYNEVLVQGLFGFPLPDVALVAEHSDPVELGRLLQLVLGCAVKCERKQEYIQIIMTLEESVQHVVMAAIQELLHRETMTPVATEPSGDLEQQVSTKLRKALEELAEVSSEKDVLAQRCQELDQQVAILQEEHNILLAENDVLTDRANQLDTFDDPNTLSGRKHSQLQQQLETLQEENFRLEAAKDDYRIHCEELEKQLVEVQHRNDELTGLAEESRSLKDELDVLRNCSDRVVMLEASVETYKRKLENLGDLKRQMKLLEENNTMYMQNTVSLEEELRKANAARAQLETYKRQVQELIRKLSDETRRADNQAFEIKKLEEKHELVVKEKERVIVERDSLKELNEELRCTQAQQNQLSQAGMLPCRSPSHDNLAAELIPVEHREKFIRLQHENRMLRVQQEEFEREKIASLQAQLEDAHKSHSQLDTENRLSRQRVSELQQQVEDLQKALQSQAVKPDDSNLKRKLDAHMVQLNEAQDEILKKKELLEDLQPDNTQNSLKVDELMAALKKKDDDMRAMEERYKMYLEKARNVIRALDPKLNPATAEIHALRNQLAERDKQILNLERQCEQARLREYEEKLIVSAWYNKSLTFQKLAIESRLGGRAGPALPPGQSFLSQQRQVSNAPRRALSISVPSATSK; translated from the exons ATGGACGAGAACAAAACTGTTTTGGTGGAGAGCCTCGTAAAATGG ctaCAGACATTCAACACTTCTGCACTGTGCAAAACGGTAGAGGACCTGACTACAGGAGCCGCCATATCAGAGGCTTTACACCAAAT AGACCCGTCGTGGTTCACTGACGGATGGCTCACTCGCATCAAGACAGAAGTGGACGACAACTGGAGACTAAAG CTGAGTAACCTGAAGAAGATCCTGCAGATGGTGCTAGAATACTACAACGAG GTCTTGGTGCAAGGGCTATTTGGCTTCCCCCTGCCAGACGTGGCCCTGGTTGCTGAGCACTCGGACCCTGTGGAGCTGGGCAGGCTGCTGCAGCTCGTCCTGGGCTGTGCCGTCAAATGCGAACGCAAGCAAG AATACATCCAGATCATCATGACGCTGGAGGAGTCCGTGCAACACGTCGTCATGGCGGCCATACAGGAG CTATTACATAGAGAGACTATGACGCCTGTCGCAACAGAACCGTCTGGGGACCTTGAACAGCAGGTCAGTACAAAG CTCAGAAAAGCTTTGGAGGAGCTTGCGGAGGTTTCGTCAGAGAAGGACGTGCTCGCACAACGCTGCCAGGAGTTGGACCAGCAG GTGGCCATTCTCCAAGAGGAGCATAACATCTTGCTGGCCGAGAACGATGTCCTGACCGACCGAGCCAATCAGCTGGACACCTTCGACGATCCCAACACGCTGTCGGGAAGGAAGCACAGCCAGTTACAGCAGCAGCTGGAAACGTTGCAGGAGGAGAACTTCAG GTTGGAAGCCGCCAAGGACGATTACAGGATCCACTGCGAGGAGCTGGAGAAGCAGCTGGTGGAAGTCCAGCACCGCAACGACGAGCTCACCGGCCTGGCGGAGGAGTCGCGATCGCTCAAAGACGAGCTGGACGTGCTCAG GAATTGTTCTGACCGGGTCGTGATGCTGGAAGCCTCGGTGGAGACGTACAAGCGAAAGCTGGAGAACCTGGGAGACCTGAAGAGGCAGATGAAACTTTTAGAGGAGAACAACACAATGTACATGCAGAACACCGTCAGCCTGGAGGAGGAGCTCCGCAAGGCCAACGCCGCCCGGGCGCAGCTGGAAACGTACAAGCGGCAG GTCCAAGAACTCATCAGAAAGTTGTCGGACGAGACGAGGCGAGCGGACAACCAGGCCTTCGAGATCAAGAAGCTGGAGGAGAAACATGAGTTGGTGGTGAAGGAGAAAGAG CGCGTCATTGTGGAGAGAGACTCCCTGAAGGAACTCAATGAGGAACTGCGGTGCACCCAAGCGCAGCAGAACCAGCTCTCCCAAGCAG GGATGCTTCCTTGCAGGAGCCCCAGCCACGATAACCTGGCAGCAGAACTGATCCCCGTTGAGCACAG AGAGAAGTTTATCAGGCTTCAGCACGAGAACAGGATGCTGCGAGTGCAGCAGGAGGAGTTTGAACGGGAGAAGATCGCCTCACTGCAAGCTCAGCTGGAGGATGCCCACAAGAGCCACAGTCAGCTGGACACTGAGAACAG ATTGAGTCGCCAGCGGGTCAGCGAGTTGCAGCAGCAGGTTGAGGACCTCCAGAAGGCACTGCAGAGTCAGGCGGTCAAGCCCGATGAC TCAAACCTGAAGCGGAAACTGGATGCTCACAT GGTCCAGCTGAATGAGGCTCAGGATGAAATCCTGAAGAAGAAAGAACTCCTGGAGGACCTGCAACCCGACAacactcagaact CGCTAAAGGTGGATGAGCTCATGGCTGCACTGAAGAAGAAGGATGACGACATGAGGGCCATGGAGGAAAGGTACAAAATGTACCTGGAGAAAGCTCGCAAT GTGATCCGAGCTCTGGACCCGAAATTGAACCCCGCCACCGCTGAGATCCACGCGCTGAGGAACCAGCTGGCAGAGCGCGACAAGCAAATCCTCAACCTTGAG CGTCAGTGCGAGCAGGCCCGACTGCGCGAGTACGAGGAGAAGCTGATCGTCTCGGCTTGGTACAACAAG AGTCTGACCTTTCAGAAGCTGGCCATCGAGTCCCGTCTCGGCGGCCGCGCCGGCCCCGCGCTGCCCCCCGGCCAGTCCTTCTTGTCCCAACAGCGGCAAGTGTCCAACGCCCCTCGCCGGGCGCTCTCCATCAGCGTGCCCAGCGCCACCTCCAAGTAG
- the hook1 gene encoding protein Hook homolog 1 isoform X3, translated as MDENKTVLVESLVKWLQTFNTSALCKTVEDLTTGAAISEALHQIDPSWFTDGWLTRIKTEVDDNWRLKLSNLKKILQMVLEYYNEVLVQGLFGFPLPDVALVAEHSDPVELGRLLQLVLGCAVKCERKQEYIQIIMTLEESVQHVVMAAIQELLHRETMTPVATEPSGDLEQQVSTKLRKALEELAEVSSEKDVLAQRCQELDQQVAILQEEHNILLAENDVLTDRANQLDTFDDPNTLSGRKHSQLQQQLETLQEENFRLEAAKDDYRIHCEELEKQLVEVQHRNDELTGLAEESRSLKDELDVLRNCSDRVVMLEASVETYKRKLENLGDLKRQMKLLEENNTMYMQNTVSLEEELRKANAARAQLETYKRQVQELIRKLSDETRRADNQAFEIKKLEEKHELVVKEKERVIVERDSLKELNEELRCTQAQQNQLSQAGMLPCRSPSHDNLAAELIPVEHREKFIRLQHENRMLRVQQEEFEREKIASLQAQLEDAHKSHSQLDTENRLSRQRVSELQQQVEDLQKALQSQAVKPDDSNLKRKLDAHMVQLNEAQDEILKKKELLEDLQPDNTQNSLKVDELMAALKKKDDDMRAMEERYKMYLEKARNVIRALDPKLNPATAEIHALRNQLAERDKQILNLERQCEQARLREYEEKLIVSAWYNKKLAIESRLGGRAGPALPPGQSFLSQQRQVSNAPRRALSISVPSATSK; from the exons ATGGACGAGAACAAAACTGTTTTGGTGGAGAGCCTCGTAAAATGG ctaCAGACATTCAACACTTCTGCACTGTGCAAAACGGTAGAGGACCTGACTACAGGAGCCGCCATATCAGAGGCTTTACACCAAAT AGACCCGTCGTGGTTCACTGACGGATGGCTCACTCGCATCAAGACAGAAGTGGACGACAACTGGAGACTAAAG CTGAGTAACCTGAAGAAGATCCTGCAGATGGTGCTAGAATACTACAACGAG GTCTTGGTGCAAGGGCTATTTGGCTTCCCCCTGCCAGACGTGGCCCTGGTTGCTGAGCACTCGGACCCTGTGGAGCTGGGCAGGCTGCTGCAGCTCGTCCTGGGCTGTGCCGTCAAATGCGAACGCAAGCAAG AATACATCCAGATCATCATGACGCTGGAGGAGTCCGTGCAACACGTCGTCATGGCGGCCATACAGGAG CTATTACATAGAGAGACTATGACGCCTGTCGCAACAGAACCGTCTGGGGACCTTGAACAGCAGGTCAGTACAAAG CTCAGAAAAGCTTTGGAGGAGCTTGCGGAGGTTTCGTCAGAGAAGGACGTGCTCGCACAACGCTGCCAGGAGTTGGACCAGCAG GTGGCCATTCTCCAAGAGGAGCATAACATCTTGCTGGCCGAGAACGATGTCCTGACCGACCGAGCCAATCAGCTGGACACCTTCGACGATCCCAACACGCTGTCGGGAAGGAAGCACAGCCAGTTACAGCAGCAGCTGGAAACGTTGCAGGAGGAGAACTTCAG GTTGGAAGCCGCCAAGGACGATTACAGGATCCACTGCGAGGAGCTGGAGAAGCAGCTGGTGGAAGTCCAGCACCGCAACGACGAGCTCACCGGCCTGGCGGAGGAGTCGCGATCGCTCAAAGACGAGCTGGACGTGCTCAG GAATTGTTCTGACCGGGTCGTGATGCTGGAAGCCTCGGTGGAGACGTACAAGCGAAAGCTGGAGAACCTGGGAGACCTGAAGAGGCAGATGAAACTTTTAGAGGAGAACAACACAATGTACATGCAGAACACCGTCAGCCTGGAGGAGGAGCTCCGCAAGGCCAACGCCGCCCGGGCGCAGCTGGAAACGTACAAGCGGCAG GTCCAAGAACTCATCAGAAAGTTGTCGGACGAGACGAGGCGAGCGGACAACCAGGCCTTCGAGATCAAGAAGCTGGAGGAGAAACATGAGTTGGTGGTGAAGGAGAAAGAG CGCGTCATTGTGGAGAGAGACTCCCTGAAGGAACTCAATGAGGAACTGCGGTGCACCCAAGCGCAGCAGAACCAGCTCTCCCAAGCAG GGATGCTTCCTTGCAGGAGCCCCAGCCACGATAACCTGGCAGCAGAACTGATCCCCGTTGAGCACAG AGAGAAGTTTATCAGGCTTCAGCACGAGAACAGGATGCTGCGAGTGCAGCAGGAGGAGTTTGAACGGGAGAAGATCGCCTCACTGCAAGCTCAGCTGGAGGATGCCCACAAGAGCCACAGTCAGCTGGACACTGAGAACAG ATTGAGTCGCCAGCGGGTCAGCGAGTTGCAGCAGCAGGTTGAGGACCTCCAGAAGGCACTGCAGAGTCAGGCGGTCAAGCCCGATGAC TCAAACCTGAAGCGGAAACTGGATGCTCACAT GGTCCAGCTGAATGAGGCTCAGGATGAAATCCTGAAGAAGAAAGAACTCCTGGAGGACCTGCAACCCGACAacactcagaact CGCTAAAGGTGGATGAGCTCATGGCTGCACTGAAGAAGAAGGATGACGACATGAGGGCCATGGAGGAAAGGTACAAAATGTACCTGGAGAAAGCTCGCAAT GTGATCCGAGCTCTGGACCCGAAATTGAACCCCGCCACCGCTGAGATCCACGCGCTGAGGAACCAGCTGGCAGAGCGCGACAAGCAAATCCTCAACCTTGAG CGTCAGTGCGAGCAGGCCCGACTGCGCGAGTACGAGGAGAAGCTGATCGTCTCGGCTTGGTACAACAAG AAGCTGGCCATCGAGTCCCGTCTCGGCGGCCGCGCCGGCCCCGCGCTGCCCCCCGGCCAGTCCTTCTTGTCCCAACAGCGGCAAGTGTCCAACGCCCCTCGCCGGGCGCTCTCCATCAGCGTGCCCAGCGCCACCTCCAAGTAG
- the hook1 gene encoding protein Hook homolog 1 isoform X2 has translation MDENKTVLVESLVKWLQTFNTSALCKTVEDLTTGAAISEALHQIDPSWFTDGWLTRIKTEVDDNWRLKLSNLKKILQMVLEYYNEVLVQGLFGFPLPDVALVAEHSDPVELGRLLQLVLGCAVKCERKQEYIQIIMTLEESVQHVVMAAIQELLHRETMTPVATEPSGDLEQQLRKALEELAEVSSEKDVLAQRCQELDQQVAILQEEHNILLAENDVLTDRANQLDTFDDPNTLSGRKHSQLQQQLETLQEENFRLEAAKDDYRIHCEELEKQLVEVQHRNDELTGLAEESRSLKDELDVLRNCSDRVVMLEASVETYKRKLENLGDLKRQMKLLEENNTMYMQNTVSLEEELRKANAARAQLETYKRQVQELIRKLSDETRRADNQAFEIKKLEEKHELVVKEKERVIVERDSLKELNEELRCTQAQQNQLSQAGMLPCRSPSHDNLAAELIPVEHREKFIRLQHENRMLRVQQEEFEREKIASLQAQLEDAHKSHSQLDTENRLSRQRVSELQQQVEDLQKALQSQAVKPDDSNLKRKLDAHMVQLNEAQDEILKKKELLEDLQPDNTQNSLKVDELMAALKKKDDDMRAMEERYKMYLEKARNVIRALDPKLNPATAEIHALRNQLAERDKQILNLERQCEQARLREYEEKLIVSAWYNKSLTFQKLAIESRLGGRAGPALPPGQSFLSQQRQVSNAPRRALSISVPSATSK, from the exons ATGGACGAGAACAAAACTGTTTTGGTGGAGAGCCTCGTAAAATGG ctaCAGACATTCAACACTTCTGCACTGTGCAAAACGGTAGAGGACCTGACTACAGGAGCCGCCATATCAGAGGCTTTACACCAAAT AGACCCGTCGTGGTTCACTGACGGATGGCTCACTCGCATCAAGACAGAAGTGGACGACAACTGGAGACTAAAG CTGAGTAACCTGAAGAAGATCCTGCAGATGGTGCTAGAATACTACAACGAG GTCTTGGTGCAAGGGCTATTTGGCTTCCCCCTGCCAGACGTGGCCCTGGTTGCTGAGCACTCGGACCCTGTGGAGCTGGGCAGGCTGCTGCAGCTCGTCCTGGGCTGTGCCGTCAAATGCGAACGCAAGCAAG AATACATCCAGATCATCATGACGCTGGAGGAGTCCGTGCAACACGTCGTCATGGCGGCCATACAGGAG CTATTACATAGAGAGACTATGACGCCTGTCGCAACAGAACCGTCTGGGGACCTTGAACAGCAG CTCAGAAAAGCTTTGGAGGAGCTTGCGGAGGTTTCGTCAGAGAAGGACGTGCTCGCACAACGCTGCCAGGAGTTGGACCAGCAG GTGGCCATTCTCCAAGAGGAGCATAACATCTTGCTGGCCGAGAACGATGTCCTGACCGACCGAGCCAATCAGCTGGACACCTTCGACGATCCCAACACGCTGTCGGGAAGGAAGCACAGCCAGTTACAGCAGCAGCTGGAAACGTTGCAGGAGGAGAACTTCAG GTTGGAAGCCGCCAAGGACGATTACAGGATCCACTGCGAGGAGCTGGAGAAGCAGCTGGTGGAAGTCCAGCACCGCAACGACGAGCTCACCGGCCTGGCGGAGGAGTCGCGATCGCTCAAAGACGAGCTGGACGTGCTCAG GAATTGTTCTGACCGGGTCGTGATGCTGGAAGCCTCGGTGGAGACGTACAAGCGAAAGCTGGAGAACCTGGGAGACCTGAAGAGGCAGATGAAACTTTTAGAGGAGAACAACACAATGTACATGCAGAACACCGTCAGCCTGGAGGAGGAGCTCCGCAAGGCCAACGCCGCCCGGGCGCAGCTGGAAACGTACAAGCGGCAG GTCCAAGAACTCATCAGAAAGTTGTCGGACGAGACGAGGCGAGCGGACAACCAGGCCTTCGAGATCAAGAAGCTGGAGGAGAAACATGAGTTGGTGGTGAAGGAGAAAGAG CGCGTCATTGTGGAGAGAGACTCCCTGAAGGAACTCAATGAGGAACTGCGGTGCACCCAAGCGCAGCAGAACCAGCTCTCCCAAGCAG GGATGCTTCCTTGCAGGAGCCCCAGCCACGATAACCTGGCAGCAGAACTGATCCCCGTTGAGCACAG AGAGAAGTTTATCAGGCTTCAGCACGAGAACAGGATGCTGCGAGTGCAGCAGGAGGAGTTTGAACGGGAGAAGATCGCCTCACTGCAAGCTCAGCTGGAGGATGCCCACAAGAGCCACAGTCAGCTGGACACTGAGAACAG ATTGAGTCGCCAGCGGGTCAGCGAGTTGCAGCAGCAGGTTGAGGACCTCCAGAAGGCACTGCAGAGTCAGGCGGTCAAGCCCGATGAC TCAAACCTGAAGCGGAAACTGGATGCTCACAT GGTCCAGCTGAATGAGGCTCAGGATGAAATCCTGAAGAAGAAAGAACTCCTGGAGGACCTGCAACCCGACAacactcagaact CGCTAAAGGTGGATGAGCTCATGGCTGCACTGAAGAAGAAGGATGACGACATGAGGGCCATGGAGGAAAGGTACAAAATGTACCTGGAGAAAGCTCGCAAT GTGATCCGAGCTCTGGACCCGAAATTGAACCCCGCCACCGCTGAGATCCACGCGCTGAGGAACCAGCTGGCAGAGCGCGACAAGCAAATCCTCAACCTTGAG CGTCAGTGCGAGCAGGCCCGACTGCGCGAGTACGAGGAGAAGCTGATCGTCTCGGCTTGGTACAACAAG AGTCTGACCTTTCAGAAGCTGGCCATCGAGTCCCGTCTCGGCGGCCGCGCCGGCCCCGCGCTGCCCCCCGGCCAGTCCTTCTTGTCCCAACAGCGGCAAGTGTCCAACGCCCCTCGCCGGGCGCTCTCCATCAGCGTGCCCAGCGCCACCTCCAAGTAG
- the hook1 gene encoding protein Hook homolog 1 isoform X4, whose translation MFLLQTFNTSALCKTVEDLTTGAAISEALHQIDPSWFTDGWLTRIKTEVDDNWRLKLSNLKKILQMVLEYYNEVLVQGLFGFPLPDVALVAEHSDPVELGRLLQLVLGCAVKCERKQEYIQIIMTLEESVQHVVMAAIQELLHRETMTPVATEPSGDLEQQVSTKLRKALEELAEVSSEKDVLAQRCQELDQQVAILQEEHNILLAENDVLTDRANQLDTFDDPNTLSGRKHSQLQQQLETLQEENFRLEAAKDDYRIHCEELEKQLVEVQHRNDELTGLAEESRSLKDELDVLRNCSDRVVMLEASVETYKRKLENLGDLKRQMKLLEENNTMYMQNTVSLEEELRKANAARAQLETYKRQVQELIRKLSDETRRADNQAFEIKKLEEKHELVVKEKERVIVERDSLKELNEELRCTQAQQNQLSQAGMLPCRSPSHDNLAAELIPVEHREKFIRLQHENRMLRVQQEEFEREKIASLQAQLEDAHKSHSQLDTENRLSRQRVSELQQQVEDLQKALQSQAVKPDDSNLKRKLDAHMVQLNEAQDEILKKKELLEDLQPDNTQNSLKVDELMAALKKKDDDMRAMEERYKMYLEKARNVIRALDPKLNPATAEIHALRNQLAERDKQILNLERQCEQARLREYEEKLIVSAWYNKSLTFQKLAIESRLGGRAGPALPPGQSFLSQQRQVSNAPRRALSISVPSATSK comes from the exons atgtttttg ctaCAGACATTCAACACTTCTGCACTGTGCAAAACGGTAGAGGACCTGACTACAGGAGCCGCCATATCAGAGGCTTTACACCAAAT AGACCCGTCGTGGTTCACTGACGGATGGCTCACTCGCATCAAGACAGAAGTGGACGACAACTGGAGACTAAAG CTGAGTAACCTGAAGAAGATCCTGCAGATGGTGCTAGAATACTACAACGAG GTCTTGGTGCAAGGGCTATTTGGCTTCCCCCTGCCAGACGTGGCCCTGGTTGCTGAGCACTCGGACCCTGTGGAGCTGGGCAGGCTGCTGCAGCTCGTCCTGGGCTGTGCCGTCAAATGCGAACGCAAGCAAG AATACATCCAGATCATCATGACGCTGGAGGAGTCCGTGCAACACGTCGTCATGGCGGCCATACAGGAG CTATTACATAGAGAGACTATGACGCCTGTCGCAACAGAACCGTCTGGGGACCTTGAACAGCAGGTCAGTACAAAG CTCAGAAAAGCTTTGGAGGAGCTTGCGGAGGTTTCGTCAGAGAAGGACGTGCTCGCACAACGCTGCCAGGAGTTGGACCAGCAG GTGGCCATTCTCCAAGAGGAGCATAACATCTTGCTGGCCGAGAACGATGTCCTGACCGACCGAGCCAATCAGCTGGACACCTTCGACGATCCCAACACGCTGTCGGGAAGGAAGCACAGCCAGTTACAGCAGCAGCTGGAAACGTTGCAGGAGGAGAACTTCAG GTTGGAAGCCGCCAAGGACGATTACAGGATCCACTGCGAGGAGCTGGAGAAGCAGCTGGTGGAAGTCCAGCACCGCAACGACGAGCTCACCGGCCTGGCGGAGGAGTCGCGATCGCTCAAAGACGAGCTGGACGTGCTCAG GAATTGTTCTGACCGGGTCGTGATGCTGGAAGCCTCGGTGGAGACGTACAAGCGAAAGCTGGAGAACCTGGGAGACCTGAAGAGGCAGATGAAACTTTTAGAGGAGAACAACACAATGTACATGCAGAACACCGTCAGCCTGGAGGAGGAGCTCCGCAAGGCCAACGCCGCCCGGGCGCAGCTGGAAACGTACAAGCGGCAG GTCCAAGAACTCATCAGAAAGTTGTCGGACGAGACGAGGCGAGCGGACAACCAGGCCTTCGAGATCAAGAAGCTGGAGGAGAAACATGAGTTGGTGGTGAAGGAGAAAGAG CGCGTCATTGTGGAGAGAGACTCCCTGAAGGAACTCAATGAGGAACTGCGGTGCACCCAAGCGCAGCAGAACCAGCTCTCCCAAGCAG GGATGCTTCCTTGCAGGAGCCCCAGCCACGATAACCTGGCAGCAGAACTGATCCCCGTTGAGCACAG AGAGAAGTTTATCAGGCTTCAGCACGAGAACAGGATGCTGCGAGTGCAGCAGGAGGAGTTTGAACGGGAGAAGATCGCCTCACTGCAAGCTCAGCTGGAGGATGCCCACAAGAGCCACAGTCAGCTGGACACTGAGAACAG ATTGAGTCGCCAGCGGGTCAGCGAGTTGCAGCAGCAGGTTGAGGACCTCCAGAAGGCACTGCAGAGTCAGGCGGTCAAGCCCGATGAC TCAAACCTGAAGCGGAAACTGGATGCTCACAT GGTCCAGCTGAATGAGGCTCAGGATGAAATCCTGAAGAAGAAAGAACTCCTGGAGGACCTGCAACCCGACAacactcagaact CGCTAAAGGTGGATGAGCTCATGGCTGCACTGAAGAAGAAGGATGACGACATGAGGGCCATGGAGGAAAGGTACAAAATGTACCTGGAGAAAGCTCGCAAT GTGATCCGAGCTCTGGACCCGAAATTGAACCCCGCCACCGCTGAGATCCACGCGCTGAGGAACCAGCTGGCAGAGCGCGACAAGCAAATCCTCAACCTTGAG CGTCAGTGCGAGCAGGCCCGACTGCGCGAGTACGAGGAGAAGCTGATCGTCTCGGCTTGGTACAACAAG AGTCTGACCTTTCAGAAGCTGGCCATCGAGTCCCGTCTCGGCGGCCGCGCCGGCCCCGCGCTGCCCCCCGGCCAGTCCTTCTTGTCCCAACAGCGGCAAGTGTCCAACGCCCCTCGCCGGGCGCTCTCCATCAGCGTGCCCAGCGCCACCTCCAAGTAG
- the hook1 gene encoding protein Hook homolog 1 isoform X5 produces MVLEYYNEVLVQGLFGFPLPDVALVAEHSDPVELGRLLQLVLGCAVKCERKQEYIQIIMTLEESVQHVVMAAIQELLHRETMTPVATEPSGDLEQQVSTKLRKALEELAEVSSEKDVLAQRCQELDQQVAILQEEHNILLAENDVLTDRANQLDTFDDPNTLSGRKHSQLQQQLETLQEENFRLEAAKDDYRIHCEELEKQLVEVQHRNDELTGLAEESRSLKDELDVLRNCSDRVVMLEASVETYKRKLENLGDLKRQMKLLEENNTMYMQNTVSLEEELRKANAARAQLETYKRQVQELIRKLSDETRRADNQAFEIKKLEEKHELVVKEKERVIVERDSLKELNEELRCTQAQQNQLSQAGMLPCRSPSHDNLAAELIPVEHREKFIRLQHENRMLRVQQEEFEREKIASLQAQLEDAHKSHSQLDTENRLSRQRVSELQQQVEDLQKALQSQAVKPDDSNLKRKLDAHMVQLNEAQDEILKKKELLEDLQPDNTQNSLKVDELMAALKKKDDDMRAMEERYKMYLEKARNVIRALDPKLNPATAEIHALRNQLAERDKQILNLERQCEQARLREYEEKLIVSAWYNKSLTFQKLAIESRLGGRAGPALPPGQSFLSQQRQVSNAPRRALSISVPSATSK; encoded by the exons ATGGTGCTAGAATACTACAACGAG GTCTTGGTGCAAGGGCTATTTGGCTTCCCCCTGCCAGACGTGGCCCTGGTTGCTGAGCACTCGGACCCTGTGGAGCTGGGCAGGCTGCTGCAGCTCGTCCTGGGCTGTGCCGTCAAATGCGAACGCAAGCAAG AATACATCCAGATCATCATGACGCTGGAGGAGTCCGTGCAACACGTCGTCATGGCGGCCATACAGGAG CTATTACATAGAGAGACTATGACGCCTGTCGCAACAGAACCGTCTGGGGACCTTGAACAGCAGGTCAGTACAAAG CTCAGAAAAGCTTTGGAGGAGCTTGCGGAGGTTTCGTCAGAGAAGGACGTGCTCGCACAACGCTGCCAGGAGTTGGACCAGCAG GTGGCCATTCTCCAAGAGGAGCATAACATCTTGCTGGCCGAGAACGATGTCCTGACCGACCGAGCCAATCAGCTGGACACCTTCGACGATCCCAACACGCTGTCGGGAAGGAAGCACAGCCAGTTACAGCAGCAGCTGGAAACGTTGCAGGAGGAGAACTTCAG GTTGGAAGCCGCCAAGGACGATTACAGGATCCACTGCGAGGAGCTGGAGAAGCAGCTGGTGGAAGTCCAGCACCGCAACGACGAGCTCACCGGCCTGGCGGAGGAGTCGCGATCGCTCAAAGACGAGCTGGACGTGCTCAG GAATTGTTCTGACCGGGTCGTGATGCTGGAAGCCTCGGTGGAGACGTACAAGCGAAAGCTGGAGAACCTGGGAGACCTGAAGAGGCAGATGAAACTTTTAGAGGAGAACAACACAATGTACATGCAGAACACCGTCAGCCTGGAGGAGGAGCTCCGCAAGGCCAACGCCGCCCGGGCGCAGCTGGAAACGTACAAGCGGCAG GTCCAAGAACTCATCAGAAAGTTGTCGGACGAGACGAGGCGAGCGGACAACCAGGCCTTCGAGATCAAGAAGCTGGAGGAGAAACATGAGTTGGTGGTGAAGGAGAAAGAG CGCGTCATTGTGGAGAGAGACTCCCTGAAGGAACTCAATGAGGAACTGCGGTGCACCCAAGCGCAGCAGAACCAGCTCTCCCAAGCAG GGATGCTTCCTTGCAGGAGCCCCAGCCACGATAACCTGGCAGCAGAACTGATCCCCGTTGAGCACAG AGAGAAGTTTATCAGGCTTCAGCACGAGAACAGGATGCTGCGAGTGCAGCAGGAGGAGTTTGAACGGGAGAAGATCGCCTCACTGCAAGCTCAGCTGGAGGATGCCCACAAGAGCCACAGTCAGCTGGACACTGAGAACAG ATTGAGTCGCCAGCGGGTCAGCGAGTTGCAGCAGCAGGTTGAGGACCTCCAGAAGGCACTGCAGAGTCAGGCGGTCAAGCCCGATGAC TCAAACCTGAAGCGGAAACTGGATGCTCACAT GGTCCAGCTGAATGAGGCTCAGGATGAAATCCTGAAGAAGAAAGAACTCCTGGAGGACCTGCAACCCGACAacactcagaact CGCTAAAGGTGGATGAGCTCATGGCTGCACTGAAGAAGAAGGATGACGACATGAGGGCCATGGAGGAAAGGTACAAAATGTACCTGGAGAAAGCTCGCAAT GTGATCCGAGCTCTGGACCCGAAATTGAACCCCGCCACCGCTGAGATCCACGCGCTGAGGAACCAGCTGGCAGAGCGCGACAAGCAAATCCTCAACCTTGAG CGTCAGTGCGAGCAGGCCCGACTGCGCGAGTACGAGGAGAAGCTGATCGTCTCGGCTTGGTACAACAAG AGTCTGACCTTTCAGAAGCTGGCCATCGAGTCCCGTCTCGGCGGCCGCGCCGGCCCCGCGCTGCCCCCCGGCCAGTCCTTCTTGTCCCAACAGCGGCAAGTGTCCAACGCCCCTCGCCGGGCGCTCTCCATCAGCGTGCCCAGCGCCACCTCCAAGTAG